The following proteins come from a genomic window of Aricia agestis chromosome 19, ilAriAges1.1, whole genome shotgun sequence:
- the LOC121736457 gene encoding zinc finger protein 546-like, with product MFISVNNNDEEETPTKDSKDSEDVPPDDLPPKPLFRGFEMMPKVLCERFDITPYIAKQNNMKKPVIMRGSYENGDLEKFLKQCTVTVVREDLLKLKQCYKKTNNINRKSILSTSRTEKMCKICKKTYTSEKKHRNHVQSKHMIEYKETKPRKRVSFSDQVIVHEFKEYHRCRKCPKIYEDYNSLKQHMKQMHKKRKCYICFYCNKGFAERMIFKMHIKMHCSMCGKFFLSKKLYSDHKRTVCRVIKKYECKTCKEVYFSYLSLKDHSYEHEGVLFVCDICKERCKTKCTLLHHIQYLHCKRRPKNLYDTIHDKAGVTYECNSCDHCSSNKQTMEDHTVLLPDLKNSKTTGYKDYFFCDQCSKQFDNETEMLRHKWSHFLNTNNKTEDKIQPSDTYKTDNKIEGSDNNKTGNEVKCDINSMQVKKKYKIGEELPPLLKPKIVLDKLKLDKKEEANADVVCNNIVTTDISDPLITKSTENTENTEHINKIPLLDKGQIESNPVKVPRKKTLLSNHLCKLCGKYFSTKYCLRRHVEKTHMEIDSTGEDQNLQCPVCEETFVWKSLLLSHKCIRMHNPDIPFQDARPDILFDNQHLYMMNGSAHGMSNVNMVPVTYEVPTPEVELTEYNNVDLLVNDAGAVKLVPSRAKTTSNGYRIVIQEVPIEF from the exons ATGTTTATTAGCGTAAACAATAATGATGAGGAAGAAACTCCGACTAAGGATTCGAAGGACTCCGAGGATGTGCCTCCAGATGATCTCCCGCCCAAACCTCTATTTCGAGGTTTTGAGATGATGCCGAAGGTTCTGTGCGAGCGATTTGATATAACACCTTATATCGCTAAGCAAAATAATATGAAGAAACCGGTCATTATGAGGGGTTCGTACGAAAACGGTGATTTGGAAAAGTTTCTAAAACAGTGTACTGTGACTGTGGTTCGAGAGGATTTACTGAAATTGAAGCAATGCTACAagaaaactaataatataaatagaaaGAGTATATTAAGTACTAGTAGAACTGAAAAAATGTGTAAGATCTGCAAAAAAACTTACACTAGCGAAAAGAAACATCGAAATCACGTTCAGAGTAAACATATGATCGAATATAAGGAAACAAAGCCTCGGAAGCGGGTGTCATTCTCCGACCAAGTTATAGTCCACGAATTTAAAGAGTACCATCGCTGTCGAAAGTGCCCTAAAATATATGAAGATTACAATTCCTTAAAACAGCATATGAAACAGATGCATAAAAAGAGAAAATGTTACATTTGTTTCTATTGTAACAAGGGCTTTGCAGAAAGGATGATCTTTAAAATGCACATAAAAATGCACTGTAGTATGTGCGGTAAATTTTTCTTGAGCAAGAAGTTATACAGCGACCACAAAAGAACAGTGTGTAGagtcataaaaaaatatgaatgtaAGACATGTAAAGAAGTTTATTTCAGTTATTTGAGTTTGAAGGACCATAGTTACGAACATGAAGGTGTCCTGTTCGTGTGTGACATATGCAAAGAGAGatgtaaaactaaatgtacTTTACTCCACCACATCCAATACCTGCATTGTAAGAGACGACCTAAAAACCTTTATGACACAATTCATGACAAAGCAGGAGTCACGTACGAGTGTAACTCGTGCGACCACTGCTCGAGCAACAAACAAACTATGGAGGACCACACTGTATTGTTGCCAGATCTAAAAAACAGCAAAACCACTGGCTACAAAGATTATTTCTTTTGTGATCAATGCTCAAAACAGTTTGACAATGAAACTGAGATGCTACGCCATAAATGGTCACATTTCTTGAATACAAAcaacaaaactgaagataagaTTCAACCTAGTGATACCTATAAAACTGACAACAAAATTGAAGGCAGTGATAACAATAAAACTGGCAATGAAGTTAAATGTGATATTAATAGCATGcaggtaaaaaaaaagtataaaattggTGAAGAGCTACCTCCATTGTTGAAGCCTAAAATTGTTTTAgacaaattaaaattagataaaaaaGAAGAGGCTAACGCTGATGTAGTATGTAACAATATAGTTACAACAGATATAAGTGACCCTTTGATCACTAAAAGTACAGAAAATACAGAAAATaccgaacatattaataagatTCCATTATTAGATAAAGGTCAGATTGAAAGTAACCCGGTCAAAGTGCCAAGAAAGAAGACTCTACTTTCAAACCATCTATGcaag cttTGTGGCAAATACTTCTCTACAAAGTATTGTTTACGTCGACATGTTGAGAAGACGCATATGGAGATTGATAGCACTGGTGAAGACCAGAATTTACAGTGCCCAGTGTGCGAGGAAACATTTGTGTGGAAGTCGTTACTGTTGTCACACAAGTGCATACGAATGCACAATCCCGATATACCGTTCCAGGATGCTAGACCTGACATCCTATTTGATAACCAGCATCTATATATGATGAATGGAAGTGCTCATGGAATGTCAAATGTAAATATGGTTCCAGTTACGTATGAAGTACCGACTCCGGAAGTTGAGTTGACGGAATATAATAATGTGGATCTTCTTGTTAACGATGCAGGTGCTGTAAAATTAGTCCCGAGTAGAGCAAAAACAACAAGTAATGGATATAGAATAGTTATACAAGAAGTACCAATTGAGTTTTAA